The Diospyros lotus cultivar Yz01 chromosome 15, ASM1463336v1, whole genome shotgun sequence genome has a window encoding:
- the LOC127792206 gene encoding equilibrative nucleotide transporter 3-like isoform X3, whose translation MSINHENMDPVKLEGKFTAMVVCWLLGNGCVFSWNSMLTIGDYYSTLFPRYHPTRVLTLVYQPFALGTLAVLAYKEAKLNTRRRNLFGYILFFISSALVLVVDLATSGKGGIGAYIGICAISGAFGVADAHVQGGMVGDLSFMLPEFIQSFLAGLAASGALTSSLRLITKAAFESSRDGLRKGAILFFAISAFFELLCVLLYAFVFPKLPIVKYYRSKAASEGSKTVSADLVAGGIYSEPGRPQAEEDPKRFERLSNTQLFVQNIDYALDMFLIYALTLSIFPGFLSEDTGAHRLGGWYALVLIAMYNVWDLIGRYIPLIELFKLESRRGLTVAILSRFLLVPAFYFTAKYGDQGWMIMLTSFLGLTNGYLTVCVLTSAPKGYKGPEQNALGNILVLFLLGGIFAGVTLDWLWLIGKGW comes from the exons ATGTCTATTAATCACGAAAATATGGATCCCGTTAAACTTGAG GGCAAGTTTACTGCAATGGTGGTATGTTGGCTTCTCGGTAATGGGTGCGTTTTCTCGTGGAACAGTATGCTAACGATAGGAGATTACTACAGTACCCTGTTCCCg AGATATCACCCGACGAGGGTACTTACTCTTGTATATCAACCATTTGCGCTTGGAACACTGGCAGTATTAGCATACAAAGAGGCAAAATTGAATACTAGGCGAAGGAACCTCTTCGGATATATACTGTTTTTCATTAGCTCTGCTTTGGTTCTAGTT GTGGATTTAGCTACATCTGGGAAAGGAGGAATTGGAGCGTACATTGGCATATGTGCCATTAGCGGTGCCTTTGGAGTTGCAGATGCTCATGTTCAGGGCGGAATGGTTGGCGATCTTTCATTCATGCTCCCAGAATTCATTCAA TCTTTCCTTGCTGGTTTGGCTGCATCCGGGGCTCTGACCTCCAGTTTGAGGCTAATTACAAAAGCAGCATTTGAGAGTTCTAGAGACGGCCTGCGCAAAGGAGCAA TTCTGTTTTTTGCTATCTCTGCATTTTTTGAACTGCTATGCGTTCTTCTCTACGCATTTGTGTTTCCAAAGCTACCGATTGTAAAGTACTATCGTTCAAAGGCCGCCTCAGAAGGATCAAAAACCGTCTCAGCTGACCTAGTTGCCGGTGGCATATACAGCGAACCAGGGCGGCCTCAA GCCGAGGAAGACCCTAAACGATTTGAGAGACTAAGCAACACTCAATTGTTCGTACAAAACATCGATTATGCACTTGACATGTTTCTCATATACGCATTGACACTGTCAATTTTCCCCGGATTCTTATCTGAAGATACCGGAGCTCATAGACTGGGTGGATG GTATGCACTTGTTCTTATAGCGATGTATAACGTGTGGGATCTCATTGGGAGATACATACCGCTTATAGAACTTTTTAAGTTGGAGTCGAGAAGAGGACTTACAGTAGCAATTCTTTCGCGCTTCTTGCTCGTCCCGGCATTCTACTTCACAGCAAAATACGGGGACCAGGGCTGGATGATAATGCTCACTTCCTTCCTAGGGCTAACCAACGGTTACCTCACTGTCTGTGTCCTTACTTCAGCTCCAAAAGGTTACAAG GGACCAGAACAAAACGCCTTGGGGAATATACTTGTGTTGTTTCTTCTCGGTGGCATATTTGCCGGCGTTACACTCGACTGGTTGTGGCTCATCGGCAAAGGGTGGTGA